A genomic region of Psychrobacter sp. M13 contains the following coding sequences:
- a CDS encoding Imm49 family immunity protein gives MAAKLQIMGKEEIYWAYNGYNTDNFFAAIMSDNLDLINYLINHRDKIVEINEPYDRKDTRSFFNKNTLLALAGDWTALKERSLFFLEDNNKDKRDIIRIPDHEFYIALCDKDVEAMQTALTKLLEPKLAKKAAYDGNNWFDFYLQMQVILYAKIAAIHGYDLDINSPIAPKELIEFKPLSNYSEPYDFMTEFDYKQPQQDWINMWQKRMTVASEKKKKKGLFSWLNK, from the coding sequence GTGGCAGCCAAACTACAAATAATGGGTAAGGAAGAAATTTATTGGGCATACAATGGCTATAATACCGATAACTTCTTTGCTGCTATCATGTCTGATAATCTTGATTTAATAAACTACTTAATAAATCATCGCGATAAAATAGTAGAAATCAATGAGCCTTATGATAGAAAAGATACCCGTTCTTTCTTCAACAAAAATACCCTGCTGGCATTAGCAGGAGACTGGACTGCATTAAAAGAACGTAGCTTGTTTTTTTTAGAAGATAATAACAAGGATAAACGAGATATTATACGTATACCTGACCATGAGTTTTATATTGCTTTATGTGATAAAGACGTAGAAGCAATGCAAACGGCACTAACCAAACTACTTGAACCTAAACTAGCAAAAAAGGCAGCTTATGATGGTAATAATTGGTTTGATTTTTATCTTCAGATGCAGGTGATACTGTATGCCAAAATCGCAGCAATACATGGCTATGATTTAGATATAAACAGTCCAATTGCACCCAAAGAACTTATAGAATTTAAGCCTTTATCAAACTACTCTGAACCTTATGATTTTATGACAGAGTTTGATTATAAACAACCGCAACAAGACTGGATTAATATGTGGCAGAAACGTATGACAGTAGCTAGCGAGAAAAAGAAGAAAAAAGGACTTTTTTCTTGGCTAAATAAATAG
- a CDS encoding DsbA family oxidoreductase, which translates to MSELNQTPQQPLKIDIVSDVVCPWCVIGYRQLAQALAETNTEYEIHWHPFELNPNMPAEGQNLREHVAQKYGSSEQESKESRVRMTEAGEAVGFDFNFSDDTRMHNTFDLHQLLHWANGQGRMHDLKQALFTAHFTNNRNISDSAVLADIAAQIGLDREEAVAVLKDQRFANEVRAAEQWAQQQGIQGVPAVIFNDRHLVTGAQGVDNFKSILQQLQQLQQLQQ; encoded by the coding sequence ATGAGTGAGCTAAATCAAACACCGCAACAACCGTTAAAAATCGACATCGTATCAGATGTTGTTTGTCCTTGGTGCGTCATTGGCTATAGACAATTGGCACAAGCATTAGCAGAAACTAATACTGAGTATGAGATTCACTGGCACCCATTTGAATTAAACCCTAACATGCCAGCAGAAGGTCAAAACTTGCGCGAGCATGTGGCGCAAAAATATGGCAGCAGTGAGCAAGAGTCGAAGGAGAGTAGAGTCCGTATGACTGAAGCGGGAGAGGCGGTCGGCTTTGACTTCAATTTTAGCGATGACACTCGCATGCACAATACTTTTGACTTGCATCAACTATTGCACTGGGCCAATGGTCAAGGGCGTATGCATGATCTGAAGCAGGCTTTATTTACAGCGCATTTCACTAATAATCGTAATATCTCTGATAGTGCAGTATTGGCAGATATTGCTGCCCAAATTGGTTTAGATCGTGAAGAGGCAGTAGCAGTGCTGAAGGATCAGCGTTTTGCTAATGAGGTGCGTGCCGCTGAACAGTGGGCGCAACAACAAGGCATACAGGGTGTACCAGCGGTGATATTTAATGATCGTCATCTAGTCACTGGTGCACAAGGGGTGGATAATTTTAAAAGTATTTTGCAGCAGTTACAGCAGTTACAGCAGTTACAGCAGTAG
- a CDS encoding DUF4031 domain-containing protein, which yields MAIYVDFMCIEHRGYKWCHMLADSLQELHDFAELIDVDKRLFHRNASYPHYDITVAMRLIALDNGAIAADRRTIISCAKKLKVELNRFE from the coding sequence ATGGCGATATACGTGGATTTTATGTGTATAGAGCATAGAGGCTATAAATGGTGTCATATGCTTGCTGATAGCTTGCAAGAGCTGCATGATTTTGCGGAGCTTATCGACGTTGATAAACGCTTATTTCATCGTAATGCCAGCTACCCCCATTATGATATTACAGTCGCGATGCGCTTGATAGCGCTCGATAATGGCGCTATCGCTGCCGATAGAAGAACTATTATTAGCTGTGCCAAGAAGTTAAAAGTTGAATTAAATCGTTTTGAGTAG
- a CDS encoding lytic murein transglycosylase has protein sequence MLKKQYIAIFPVLLAAGCTGQQAMQQTNKPIRQGNVDITQTQTITVKPQPAPIIVKPTVVTPVPAPQPSYRSFNDWKSDFSMRAIATGKSSYDVRRLLDSTYLNQQVISLDSSQPEFSKMPWDYADSAVSSGRVSTGKSKYSEQRSYLSGLQSQYGVNSEIIAAIWGMESSFGAVTGNSYIPSSLASLAFDGRRQEFAETQLLSLVELLQRGDLSWSQLDGSWAGGMGQTQFIPDTWMKFGVDGDGNGHRNPWATADALASTANYLSQSGWVRGLAPFYEATLPSSFDYSTVGSKQSAARWAAMGVDTIEDVFLDANTQMELWLPAGKDGPVLLLSPNFDVIKIYNNSSSYALGVSLLGKAIAGQSGLRKSWPRYERPLSTSQVTRLQQRLTSSGYDTKGADGIIGTNTRKAFQLWQANNGQTPDGFITQNSASSLASW, from the coding sequence ATGTTAAAAAAGCAATACATCGCTATTTTCCCTGTTTTGCTAGCTGCTGGTTGTACCGGTCAGCAGGCAATGCAACAGACCAATAAACCTATACGTCAGGGTAATGTTGACATTACTCAAACCCAAACCATCACCGTCAAACCTCAGCCAGCGCCTATCATCGTAAAGCCTACTGTCGTTACGCCAGTGCCCGCGCCGCAACCAAGTTATCGCAGCTTTAATGATTGGAAATCGGACTTTTCTATGCGCGCGATCGCCACTGGTAAGAGCAGCTATGATGTTCGGCGTTTGCTTGATTCAACTTATCTGAATCAGCAAGTTATCTCTTTAGACTCAAGTCAGCCTGAATTCTCAAAAATGCCTTGGGATTATGCAGACTCCGCCGTATCGAGTGGTCGAGTCAGTACAGGCAAAAGCAAATACTCCGAGCAGCGCTCTTACTTATCTGGGCTACAGTCGCAGTATGGCGTTAATAGTGAAATCATCGCCGCGATTTGGGGTATGGAGTCCTCTTTTGGCGCGGTAACGGGTAATAGCTATATTCCAAGCTCGCTTGCCAGCCTTGCCTTTGATGGTCGCCGTCAAGAGTTCGCTGAGACTCAACTGCTCTCCTTAGTTGAGCTATTGCAGCGCGGCGATTTGTCTTGGTCACAGCTCGACGGCTCTTGGGCAGGTGGTATGGGACAAACGCAATTTATCCCTGACACTTGGATGAAGTTTGGCGTTGATGGCGATGGTAACGGTCATCGCAACCCTTGGGCGACCGCGGATGCCCTCGCCTCTACCGCCAATTATCTGAGCCAATCAGGTTGGGTACGTGGTCTTGCACCCTTTTATGAGGCCACTTTGCCAAGCTCTTTTGATTACTCAACCGTCGGTAGCAAGCAGTCTGCTGCGCGCTGGGCGGCTATGGGTGTCGATACTATTGAAGATGTGTTTTTGGATGCTAATACTCAAATGGAGCTGTGGCTACCTGCAGGTAAAGACGGTCCAGTGCTATTACTAAGCCCTAACTTTGATGTGATTAAGATCTATAACAATTCATCAAGCTACGCGCTTGGCGTGAGCTTATTGGGCAAAGCTATCGCAGGACAGAGCGGTCTACGTAAGTCTTGGCCGCGCTATGAGCGTCCGCTATCGACCTCACAAGTGACGCGCTTGCAACAGCGCTTAACTAGCTCAGGCTACGATACTAAAGGCGCTGATGGCATTATCGGTACTAACACTCGTAAAGCGTTCCAGCTATGGCAGGCTAACAATGGTCAGACACCAGATGGCTTTATCACTCAGAACAGTGCCTCATCCTTAGCGTCGTGGTGA